Proteins found in one Fibrobacter sp. UWH6 genomic segment:
- a CDS encoding 4'-phosphopantetheinyl transferase superfamily protein codes for MTEFPELDRLDVETPLGVVHLAGFVMDGPHREVIFRILREASGESIAASDLQESEEDPRPRFPKLDFDVNWTHSKGYCVVAYGDPATGKDLLVGVDLERHSPKHLRLAERFYNAQEITALRELENRGIEAQTVEFYRLWSRKEALYKCVGGSFFEGAIGRSVLEDSVWAGPEGGERQVHFVDLDGQCFSENKKGAGFPAALCVAVSRKSNLD; via the coding sequence ATGACTGAATTTCCGGAGTTGGATCGGCTTGACGTAGAAACGCCCCTGGGTGTAGTTCACCTGGCGGGCTTTGTCATGGACGGTCCCCATCGGGAGGTAATCTTCAGAATTCTAAGGGAGGCGTCGGGGGAGTCCATCGCCGCCTCTGATCTGCAGGAGTCCGAGGAAGATCCTAGGCCCCGGTTCCCGAAGCTGGACTTTGACGTGAACTGGACCCATTCCAAGGGCTATTGCGTCGTGGCCTATGGAGACCCTGCGACCGGCAAGGATTTGCTGGTGGGGGTGGACCTGGAACGCCATTCCCCCAAGCATTTGCGCCTGGCAGAACGTTTTTATAATGCCCAGGAGATTACCGCACTCCGTGAACTTGAAAATCGCGGGATAGAAGCGCAGACGGTTGAGTTTTACCGCCTGTGGTCTCGGAAAGAGGCCCTCTACAAGTGCGTAGGAGGATCATTCTTCGAAGGCGCCATCGGTCGCTCTGTACTGGAGGATTCGGTGTGGGCAGGGCCCGAAGGCGGTGAGCGTCAGGTTCATTTTGTTGACCTGGACGGGCAATGTTTTTCAGAAAATAAAAAAGGCGCCGGTTTCCCGGCGGCCCTTTGTGTTGCGGTTTCCCGCAAGTCTAACCTTGATTAG
- a CDS encoding ArdC family protein: MSAIYQTITDSIIKQLEAGVAPWKQPWFSKATIVSYATGRPYSLLNTLLLGRNGEYATWNQIIAAGGKVMKGAKGHRVYFWKPVEKIETDAEGNEVKTLRPMLRAYTVFNIMDCVGILPKWQVKRPDTPEIELADNAEKVITSYINRTGVALRRDAINEAYYSPKRDLVAVPSKNDFSDVARMYGVIFHELVHSTGAENRLKRFGNDASEHMFGSDSYSREELVAELGSAMALGLLGIGNSGSLSQSSAYVASWLKALKSDSALIIKASSLAEAAVKYIFGE; encoded by the coding sequence ATGAGCGCAATCTATCAAACAATCACCGACAGCATCATCAAGCAGCTGGAAGCCGGCGTTGCTCCGTGGAAGCAGCCTTGGTTCAGCAAAGCTACCATCGTAAGCTATGCCACCGGTCGCCCGTATAGCCTCCTGAACACATTGCTGCTGGGCCGTAATGGAGAATATGCTACGTGGAATCAGATTATCGCCGCAGGCGGTAAGGTGATGAAAGGCGCAAAGGGCCACCGCGTTTATTTTTGGAAGCCCGTAGAAAAGATTGAAACGGATGCCGAGGGTAATGAGGTCAAAACTCTACGCCCCATGCTTCGCGCCTACACCGTCTTCAATATAATGGATTGCGTTGGTATTCTCCCCAAGTGGCAAGTTAAACGGCCCGACACTCCTGAAATCGAACTCGCAGACAATGCAGAAAAGGTTATCACCTCCTACATTAACCGCACCGGCGTTGCTCTTAGACGGGATGCCATCAACGAGGCTTATTATTCGCCGAAACGCGACCTTGTTGCTGTACCCTCCAAGAATGATTTTTCCGATGTTGCGCGCATGTACGGAGTCATCTTCCATGAACTCGTACATAGTACCGGAGCGGAAAATCGCTTGAAACGTTTTGGCAATGATGCCAGCGAACACATGTTCGGTAGCGATAGCTATAGCCGCGAAGAACTCGTTGCCGAATTAGGCAGCGCTATGGCCCTCGGCTTGCTTGGCATCGGAAACAGCGGTTCCCTTAGCCAGAGTAGTGCCTATGTCGCATCTTGGTTGAAGGCGTTAAAGAGCGATAGCGCGCTTATCATTAAGGCCAGCTCATTGGCAGAAGCCGCGGTTAAATACATCTTCGGAGAATAA
- a CDS encoding recombinase family protein: protein MATTWAYARVSTTDQNLDRQLSALMPLLEDPRNLITDKASGKDFDRRGWRSLVGSDMNAPMMREGDTLIMVSLDRMGRNYTEIRENWLLITQTLKCNVRILDMPLLDTTQSAGSLDGRFIADLVLQILSYTAEKERLNIKARAAAGIATAKAKGVKFGRPNATKPAGWDGVVELWQKGDITATEAARRLNTTNMTFYRNLHRFWGGIEKKEG from the coding sequence ATGGCAACTACATGGGCTTACGCACGCGTTAGTACTACCGACCAAAACTTAGACCGCCAGCTTTCGGCCCTGATGCCGTTGCTGGAAGACCCCCGAAACCTGATTACGGATAAGGCGTCTGGCAAGGATTTTGACCGCCGCGGTTGGCGCTCTCTTGTCGGTAGCGATATGAATGCGCCAATGATGCGCGAAGGCGATACATTGATTATGGTCTCCCTTGACCGCATGGGCCGCAACTATACCGAAATCCGAGAGAATTGGCTGCTCATTACCCAAACTCTTAAATGCAATGTCCGCATATTGGATATGCCGCTTTTAGATACCACTCAAAGCGCTGGCAGCCTAGATGGGCGCTTCATTGCAGACCTTGTACTCCAAATCTTATCCTATACAGCAGAGAAGGAGAGATTGAACATCAAGGCGCGTGCTGCTGCCGGTATTGCAACTGCCAAGGCGAAGGGTGTTAAGTTTGGGCGCCCTAACGCCACTAAGCCAGCAGGCTGGGATGGCGTTGTAGAACTATGGCAAAAGGGCGATATCACCGCCACCGAAGCTGCAAGGCGCCTGAATACGACCAACATGACCTTCTACCGGAACTTGCACCGGTTTTGGGGAGGTATAGAAAAGAAGGAGGGGTAA